One Desulfovibrio sp. UIB00 DNA window includes the following coding sequences:
- a CDS encoding 1,4-dihydroxy-6-naphthoate synthase — translation MSALPPPNLSFGLSPCPNDTYIFHAMLHGLVPVPAPLTPHMADVEELNNLARQKALDVTKMSLGATTEIMQDYALMSSGAALGWGCGPLVVARKNLKPEDWRNATVAVPGLLTTGNLLLTLHGGFQGPRKEMLFSDVMSAVSNGEADLGLIIHEGRFTYARQGLVKLLDLGQWWEAEFSLPLPLGAIAVRRDLPIPLARRVQNTITASLAYANAHPDDSREFIRSHAQEMEESVTSAHIKTFVTDFSLDLGPAGRAAIETLVGRAADIMGKALPSEGLFLR, via the coding sequence ATGTCTGCCTTGCCGCCGCCAAATCTGTCATTCGGTCTTTCGCCCTGCCCCAACGATACCTATATTTTTCATGCCATGCTGCACGGGCTGGTGCCTGTTCCCGCGCCTCTCACCCCGCATATGGCCGATGTGGAAGAACTGAACAACCTTGCCCGGCAAAAGGCGCTGGACGTCACCAAAATGTCGCTTGGCGCAACCACCGAGATCATGCAGGATTATGCCCTGATGTCTTCTGGCGCGGCGCTTGGCTGGGGCTGCGGCCCCCTTGTGGTGGCGCGCAAAAACCTCAAGCCCGAAGATTGGCGCAATGCCACGGTGGCGGTGCCCGGCCTGCTGACCACAGGCAACCTGCTGCTGACCCTGCACGGCGGTTTTCAGGGGCCGCGCAAGGAAATGTTGTTCAGCGACGTTATGTCTGCCGTGAGCAATGGCGAGGCTGATCTTGGTCTGATCATCCACGAGGGACGCTTTACCTACGCACGTCAAGGGCTTGTAAAACTGCTTGATCTGGGGCAGTGGTGGGAGGCGGAGTTTTCTCTGCCGCTGCCGCTGGGGGCCATTGCCGTGCGGCGCGACCTGCCCATACCCCTTGCCCGGCGCGTGCAGAATACCATTACTGCCAGCCTGGCTTACGCCAACGCGCACCCCGATGATTCGCGTGAATTTATCCGTTCGCATGCGCAGGAAATGGAAGAAAGCGTCACCAGCGCCCACATCAAGACCTTTGTGACGGATTTCAGCCTTGATCTCGGCCCGGCAGGGCGTGCGGCCATTGAAACACTGGTGGGCCGGGCTGCGGATATCATGGGCAAGGCCCTGCCTTCTGAAGGGCTGTTTTTGCGCTAG
- a CDS encoding MATE family efflux transporter has product MFEKIFSLSEARRFYAVGLPIFIAQLSQTGMTFADTAMSGLYSAQALAAVAVAGSIWAPVALLGIGCLLALSPLSAQLVGSGRPDRAAHLLRQGLWLTLGLSVVLVSFYYAVSFHLDLFGLEPALADMAGAYLRAIMWGLPGFLLFVNLRSFLEGFSRTRPAMVIGLLGLALNVPCNYVFIYGKFGLPELGGVGCGVASAISFWFMGLCMLYYLRRDPQYKCLGPLFAPLVRGGSAEEPRFDGALVLRVFRIGFPGALALFFEVSLFALSAILLAPLGTVMVAGHQIALNFGALVFMVPLSISMTATIRVGRYLGAQQAERAKIVARTALTLSVVFALLIATLTVLFRHSIVAIYTEDAAVAALAMQLLLYQAAYQIVDGLQVTGIGILRGHNDTRIISAICFGAYWIIGLPLGFALARTNLLVPSMGAAGFWIAYIVALGFGAACYLWRVRHLHSLTTEDMLQRVKR; this is encoded by the coding sequence ATGTTTGAAAAAATATTCTCCCTTTCAGAGGCCCGCCGTTTTTATGCGGTGGGGCTGCCCATCTTCATTGCCCAGCTTTCGCAAACGGGCATGACCTTTGCCGATACTGCCATGAGCGGGCTTTACAGCGCTCAGGCTCTGGCCGCTGTGGCCGTTGCGGGTTCCATATGGGCCCCTGTGGCCCTGCTTGGCATTGGCTGCCTGCTGGCGCTCTCTCCCTTGAGCGCGCAACTGGTGGGTTCCGGGCGGCCTGACCGTGCGGCGCATCTGCTGCGGCAGGGGCTGTGGCTTACTCTTGGCCTGAGCGTTGTGCTGGTGAGCTTTTATTACGCAGTCTCGTTCCATCTGGACCTTTTTGGCCTTGAACCCGCGCTTGCAGACATGGCAGGGGCGTACCTGCGCGCCATCATGTGGGGTTTGCCGGGTTTCCTGCTTTTTGTGAACCTGCGCAGCTTTCTTGAGGGTTTTTCCCGCACTCGTCCCGCCATGGTCATAGGCCTGCTCGGGCTGGCGCTTAATGTTCCCTGCAACTACGTATTCATTTACGGCAAGTTCGGCTTACCGGAGCTTGGCGGGGTGGGCTGCGGCGTGGCCTCTGCCATCAGCTTCTGGTTTATGGGCCTGTGCATGCTGTATTATCTGCGCCGCGACCCGCAGTATAAATGCCTGGGGCCGTTGTTTGCGCCCTTGGTCCGTGGCGGCAGCGCAGAAGAGCCGCGCTTTGACGGGGCGCTGGTTTTGCGTGTGTTCCGCATTGGCTTTCCCGGCGCGCTGGCCCTGTTTTTCGAAGTTTCGCTCTTTGCCCTCAGCGCCATTTTGCTGGCCCCACTGGGGACGGTCATGGTGGCTGGTCATCAGATTGCCCTTAATTTTGGGGCGCTGGTGTTCATGGTCCCGCTTTCCATCAGCATGACGGCCACAATCCGCGTTGGCCGTTACCTTGGGGCGCAGCAGGCCGAGCGCGCCAAAATCGTGGCCCGCACGGCCCTGACCCTGAGCGTTGTTTTTGCGCTGCTCATTGCTACGCTTACAGTGTTGTTCCGCCATAGTATTGTGGCCATTTATACCGAGGATGCGGCGGTGGCCGCCCTGGCCATGCAACTCCTGCTTTATCAGGCCGCCTACCAGATCGTGGACGGCTTGCAGGTGACGGGCATCGGCATTCTGCGCGGGCACAATGATACGCGGATTATTTCTGCCATCTGCTTTGGGGCCTACTGGATTATCGGGCTGCCTCTGGGGTTTGCCCTGGCACGTACAAACCTTCTGGTGCCCTCAATGGGAGCGGCGGGCTTTTGGATTGCCTACATTGTGGCCCTGGGATTCGGGGCGGCATGTTACCTCTGGCGGGTGCGGCATCTGCATTCGCTTACCACGGAAGACATGCTCCAGCGCGTGAAGCGTTAG
- a CDS encoding response regulator: protein MTRPRQIHVLLLSESESMAALDRRALREVGVDRIEGLTSGVAAARMLAGLDEFPPSFKPDVVICSQRLSDMDGEQFCAILRLHPLLLDMPVLLILPHDSEVEQLRTLGCGASALISRPYSFSQLKAHLDFLANSRSSLDDLEKAAHLADTRAFDEAVATYGILLKPIRQPEDYFRVGMQCLEQRKWNSAINAFQRAMRGALIQGKAELGMAAAWKGKGDMARYRHYLSLAAATFVRARQWNRARAVYARMLQEDPAARSPFLSEALQQIRQGNFDFAAGILAQGYEITPREQISERMAQICLATDTPDDMLKNMETCLEQALGADAEALSAEIRTTLETLTREAEAKKIEDAVERQWRAGRQAARERGDAEGAAAEWANDPLMQVGQAQMGHVQANQTQTNQAQPAGTVPLAGARQRGQVGIALADEDEPDMPSQQGSAARAGNLRAGQGASSPVIPLWGEHEGAAQSTQNTRTAQDAQPAISGNTPIPPLLDPLARGKSSGSLLGGKSSLTDMMSIVRFTWKQAFRK from the coding sequence ATGACCCGCCCACGGCAGATCCATGTTCTTCTTCTCAGCGAAAGCGAATCAATGGCCGCTCTGGACAGACGCGCACTGCGCGAAGTCGGGGTTGACCGCATTGAAGGTCTGACCTCCGGCGTGGCGGCAGCCCGCATGCTGGCTGGCCTTGACGAATTTCCCCCTTCTTTCAAGCCCGATGTGGTCATCTGCTCGCAGCGCCTTTCTGATATGGACGGCGAACAGTTCTGCGCCATCCTGCGTCTGCACCCCCTGCTGCTCGACATGCCCGTACTGCTGATTCTGCCTCACGACAGCGAGGTGGAGCAGCTCCGCACTCTCGGCTGCGGCGCAAGCGCCCTCATATCAAGGCCCTACTCCTTTAGCCAGCTCAAGGCCCATCTTGATTTTCTGGCCAACTCGCGTTCTTCGCTTGATGACCTGGAAAAAGCCGCCCACCTTGCCGACACCAGGGCCTTTGACGAAGCCGTGGCCACCTACGGCATCCTGCTCAAGCCCATTCGCCAGCCCGAAGACTATTTTCGCGTGGGCATGCAGTGCCTTGAACAGCGCAAATGGAACAGCGCCATCAATGCCTTCCAGCGGGCCATGCGCGGCGCGCTTATTCAGGGCAAGGCGGAGCTGGGCATGGCCGCAGCGTGGAAGGGCAAGGGCGACATGGCCCGCTACCGCCACTATCTTTCGTTGGCGGCAGCCACTTTCGTGCGCGCGCGACAGTGGAACCGCGCCCGCGCTGTTTATGCCCGCATGCTTCAGGAAGACCCCGCAGCGCGAAGCCCGTTTTTGTCCGAGGCCTTGCAGCAGATACGCCAGGGCAACTTTGATTTTGCAGCAGGAATTTTGGCTCAGGGGTATGAAATTACCCCCAGAGAGCAGATCAGTGAGCGCATGGCTCAGATATGCCTTGCAACAGATACCCCGGACGACATGCTGAAAAACATGGAAACCTGCCTTGAACAGGCTCTGGGCGCTGACGCCGAAGCCTTGAGCGCAGAAATCCGCACCACCCTTGAAACCCTGACCCGCGAGGCCGAGGCAAAAAAGATTGAGGACGCGGTCGAGCGCCAGTGGCGGGCAGGCCGTCAGGCCGCCAGGGAGCGCGGGGACGCAGAAGGCGCAGCCGCAGAATGGGCAAATGACCCTCTGATGCAGGTGGGTCAGGCGCAAATGGGCCATGTGCAGGCAAATCAAACGCAAACAAATCAGGCTCAGCCCGCAGGCACAGTCCCTCTGGCTGGCGCGCGGCAACGCGGGCAAGTTGGCATTGCCCTTGCCGACGAGGACGAACCGGACATGCCCTCCCAGCAGGGTTCCGCCGCCAGAGCAGGCAATCTGCGCGCCGGGCAGGGTGCCTCCTCGCCAGTTATCCCCTTGTGGGGCGAGCATGAGGGCGCAGCCCAATCAACGCAGAACACCCGCACCGCGCAGGATGCGCAGCCTGCCATTTCTGGCAATACCCCCATCCCGCCGCTGCTTGATCCCCTCGCGCGCGGCAAAAGCTCCGGAAGCCTGCTTGGCGGCAAAAGCAGCCTCACGGACATGATGTCCATAGTAAGATTTACCTGGAAGCAGGCCTTCCGCAAATAG